In Corynebacterium aquatimens, one genomic interval encodes:
- a CDS encoding IS256 family transposase: MTTVSPKKSHDPARVNEISEKLMENPEIASLIGELSTSTDDASDLVKGLLQASINAGLQAEMDAHLGYGHSDRKAKAQVEPVQGGNHRNGSYIKTVSSGYGELDVTVPRDRAGTFAPQMVPKGSRRLTELDDMIISLYAGGMTVRDIQHHLVTTLGVDMSPDTISTITDAVLDEVMLWQNRQLDEFYPVIFLDALKVKIRDGHRVVNKSCYMAVGIDMDGIKHILGLWIADNEGAAFWASVCADIANRGVQDVFIVCCDGLKGLPEAVEATWPNSMVQTCIVHLIRAANRWVSYQDRKPVSGALREIYTAANEDTARAALDAFEASELGRKYPQSVKVWRDAWERFVPFLQFPPAARRVLYTTNSIESLNAELRKATRNRGQFPNDTAALKTLWLMICNIEDKRAAQRAKKAKRDIECNGYIEGAKATGWKQAINQLAVAYPDRFADYL; the protein is encoded by the coding sequence ATGACTACGGTGTCACCGAAGAAAAGCCATGACCCAGCGAGGGTCAACGAGATCAGCGAGAAGCTGATGGAAAATCCCGAGATCGCCAGCTTGATCGGCGAGCTATCGACGTCCACCGACGATGCCAGCGACCTAGTCAAAGGCTTGTTGCAGGCATCGATCAACGCTGGGTTGCAAGCGGAGATGGATGCCCATTTGGGCTACGGTCACTCGGATCGGAAAGCTAAAGCCCAGGTTGAACCCGTCCAGGGCGGCAATCACCGCAACGGGTCGTACATCAAGACCGTTAGCTCCGGGTACGGCGAGTTAGATGTGACGGTGCCTAGAGATCGTGCCGGCACGTTCGCCCCGCAAATGGTGCCGAAGGGCTCGAGGCGCCTGACAGAGCTTGACGACATGATCATCTCGCTGTACGCCGGCGGGATGACGGTGCGCGATATCCAGCATCATCTCGTCACCACTTTGGGGGTGGATATGAGCCCGGATACGATCAGCACCATTACCGATGCCGTGCTCGATGAGGTGATGCTGTGGCAAAACCGCCAGTTGGATGAGTTCTACCCGGTGATCTTCCTCGACGCGCTGAAAGTGAAGATCCGCGACGGCCACCGCGTGGTCAACAAGTCCTGCTACATGGCCGTCGGCATCGACATGGACGGCATCAAGCACATCTTGGGGCTGTGGATTGCGGATAACGAAGGCGCCGCATTTTGGGCATCCGTGTGCGCAGATATCGCCAACCGCGGCGTGCAGGATGTCTTCATCGTCTGCTGCGACGGGCTCAAAGGCCTCCCGGAAGCAGTAGAAGCTACCTGGCCGAACTCCATGGTGCAGACCTGCATCGTGCACTTGATCCGGGCTGCCAATAGGTGGGTGTCCTACCAAGACCGCAAACCCGTCTCGGGTGCGCTGCGCGAGATCTACACTGCTGCCAACGAGGACACCGCCCGCGCCGCGTTGGACGCTTTTGAGGCATCTGAGCTGGGGCGGAAGTATCCACAGTCGGTGAAAGTCTGGCGGGATGCCTGGGAACGATTTGTGCCGTTTTTGCAGTTCCCGCCAGCGGCACGCAGGGTGCTCTACACCACGAACTCGATCGAATCGCTCAACGCTGAACTGCGTAAAGCTACCCGCAACCGAGGGCAATTCCCGAACGATACTGCGGCGCTGAAAACGCTGTGGCTGATGATCTGCAACATCGAAGACAAACGCGCGGCCCAGCGGGCGAAGAAAGCGAAGCGCGACATTGAATGCAACGGCTATATTGAAGGAGCGAAAGCCACCGGGTGGAAACAAGCCATCAACCAACTAGCCGTGGCATATCCCGACCGATTCGCGGACTACTTGTAA
- the istA gene encoding IS21 family transposase, producing the protein MVTNYRLIMLALVQGRSWSQITSDLGCSRSSIDKASRVLRSTGMDEDTITALSAQELSELFPDNRRRDSDAFVEPDFAGIAARRRRGERVTLKVEHHKYTRRQAASGQQHYSYRQFCALFENYVDVNDLTALLTHAPGEELCVDWSGETMAVVDPLTGVCARAYVFVASLPHSGLIHASAWPDMRMRSWLCAHRDALDYIGGVPVRIVPDNASTATNQVTRGTTVREVNERYQQFAEFYRCGITPARPGKPRDKAHVEKAVDIVQTWVVEALSGQEFSTFDALNAAIAAQVDWINDREGFRGRNASRRQLFVESEAEALRPLPQQRWSYSTWRKAKAGVNYHVQVEKHFYSVPWSFAGKSVDVQIFDDVVDIFSAGEHIASHRKKPCNMQYSTDKEHVPAKHQDLATKWDRGRIESWAQSIGAATYELIRQMFHARQVEAQAYNSALGVLSLSKKYSRSLLEQACQDVLDSHMVPSVRKVHDTIKDLATRTTTATATATGGAQSPTSSAASTRPVTRPAPPAQASHVRGKAAFEFSELEFGEEA; encoded by the coding sequence GTGGTCACCAATTACAGGCTGATCATGCTGGCGCTTGTGCAAGGCCGCTCGTGGTCGCAGATCACGTCGGATTTGGGGTGTTCGCGCAGCAGTATTGATAAGGCCAGTCGGGTGTTGCGCTCGACTGGGATGGACGAGGACACGATCACCGCGTTGTCGGCGCAGGAGCTTTCGGAGTTGTTTCCGGATAATCGCCGGCGGGATTCAGATGCGTTCGTGGAACCGGATTTCGCAGGCATCGCTGCCCGGCGCCGACGTGGTGAGCGGGTGACGTTGAAGGTGGAGCACCATAAATACACCCGGCGTCAGGCTGCTTCTGGTCAGCAGCATTATTCCTACCGGCAGTTCTGCGCGCTGTTTGAAAATTACGTCGATGTCAACGACCTGACTGCGCTTTTGACCCATGCCCCTGGTGAGGAGCTGTGCGTTGATTGGTCTGGGGAAACCATGGCAGTTGTTGACCCGTTGACAGGGGTGTGTGCGCGGGCGTATGTGTTTGTGGCGTCGCTGCCGCATTCGGGGCTTATCCATGCCAGTGCGTGGCCGGATATGCGGATGCGGTCGTGGCTGTGTGCCCACCGCGACGCGTTGGACTATATCGGTGGCGTGCCGGTGCGCATCGTGCCGGATAACGCCTCGACCGCAACCAACCAGGTCACACGTGGCACGACGGTGCGTGAAGTCAATGAGCGCTACCAGCAGTTTGCCGAGTTTTACCGGTGCGGGATCACCCCGGCTAGGCCGGGTAAACCCAGGGATAAGGCCCATGTGGAAAAGGCGGTCGATATCGTCCAGACTTGGGTCGTGGAAGCGTTATCGGGCCAAGAGTTCTCCACGTTCGACGCTCTCAACGCCGCTATTGCGGCGCAGGTCGACTGGATCAACGACCGGGAAGGATTCCGGGGCCGCAACGCAAGCCGCAGGCAATTGTTTGTTGAAAGCGAAGCAGAAGCATTGCGCCCGCTGCCTCAACAGCGCTGGTCGTATTCCACGTGGCGTAAAGCCAAGGCCGGGGTGAACTACCACGTCCAAGTTGAGAAGCATTTCTACTCTGTGCCGTGGAGCTTCGCCGGCAAAAGCGTTGACGTGCAGATCTTCGACGATGTCGTCGACATCTTCAGCGCGGGTGAGCATATCGCTTCCCATCGTAAAAAGCCTTGCAACATGCAGTACTCCACAGATAAAGAGCATGTGCCGGCAAAGCATCAGGACTTGGCCACGAAGTGGGATCGGGGCCGGATTGAGTCATGGGCTCAAAGTATTGGGGCCGCAACCTACGAACTCATCCGCCAGATGTTTCACGCCCGCCAAGTTGAAGCCCAAGCCTACAATAGCGCCCTTGGCGTGCTGAGCTTGTCGAAGAAGTACTCCCGCAGCCTGCTTGAACAAGCCTGCCAAGACGTCCTCGACTCCCACATGGTCCCGTCGGTGCGCAAAGTCCACGACACCATCAAAGACCTCGCAACCCGCACCACCACCGCCACCGCCACCGCCACAGGTGGTGCGCAATCACCTACATCATCTGCCGCGTCAACCAGGCCGGTGACTCGTCCCGCACCACCAGCCCAGGCGTCGCACGTACGGGGCAAAGCAGCGTTCGAGTTCAGTGAGCTTGAATTCGGTGAGGAGGCGTAG
- a CDS encoding ATP-binding protein, translating into MALTDEDFDKLGSLRGMRVFAATIQEIVNDPSRDNDSFEDKIKEALEAQLTARDNKVIQTRLREAKLLGSTAALERFDAYPGRGVTQDRIDRLATCEWIDYGKDLIIVGATGTGKSFLAQALAVAACRKKLTARYYRLNDLANDFDAAAEHPQARKQLLTDLQAPALIVIDDFLATDVSAHALNQVFNLLVGREHASTVIASQHEPDYWYDVFSEAALADAVMSRLANHGSKLTLTGEDMRTRDDIKQERMAPTTPTRLRQPRKP; encoded by the coding sequence ATGGCGTTAACCGATGAAGATTTCGACAAGCTCGGCTCGCTGCGCGGGATGCGCGTGTTCGCCGCGACGATCCAGGAGATCGTCAACGACCCCTCGCGCGATAACGATTCCTTCGAAGACAAGATCAAAGAAGCCCTCGAAGCCCAGCTCACAGCCCGCGACAACAAGGTCATACAGACAAGGTTGCGTGAAGCGAAACTCCTTGGCTCAACCGCCGCACTCGAGCGCTTCGATGCCTATCCCGGCCGCGGTGTGACCCAAGACCGCATCGACCGGCTCGCAACCTGCGAATGGATCGACTACGGCAAAGACCTCATCATCGTGGGAGCTACCGGCACCGGTAAAAGTTTTCTCGCTCAAGCCCTGGCCGTCGCGGCGTGCCGCAAAAAGCTCACCGCCCGTTACTACAGGCTCAACGACCTGGCCAACGACTTCGACGCTGCGGCTGAGCATCCCCAGGCCCGCAAACAACTCCTCACCGACCTGCAGGCTCCCGCACTCATCGTCATCGACGACTTTCTCGCCACCGATGTCTCAGCGCACGCGTTGAACCAGGTATTCAACCTGCTCGTCGGGCGTGAGCATGCCTCTACCGTTATCGCCAGCCAACACGAACCCGATTACTGGTACGACGTGTTCTCCGAGGCAGCACTGGCAGACGCAGTCATGTCCAGACTCGCCAACCACGGCTCGAAACTCACCCTGACAGGAGAAGACATGCGAACCCGCGACGACATCAAACAAGAAAGGATGGCCCCTACGACACCCACACGGCTACGTCAACCCCGAAAGCCGTAA